The proteins below come from a single Chelmon rostratus isolate fCheRos1 chromosome 10, fCheRos1.pri, whole genome shotgun sequence genomic window:
- the LOC121612754 gene encoding carbohydrate sulfotransferase 11-like isoform X1, whose amino-acid sequence MRMPKGGRLFLATCLGSLFVIVLYFQSITKPEPGVKTGSGPGKSRRSPLQSLYNGDQQPELLSAQRSLQDRREVLEQACLSHTRKRQVLSPEDLKHLIVDDKHSLIYCYVPKVACTNWKRVLMVLTSDGRYTDPLAIPANEAHVAGNLRTLSEFSVPEINQRLRSYLKFIFVREPFERLVSAYRNKFTRSYNTAFHKRYGTKIISRHRPNPDPEALEKGNDVSFHEFVQYLVDPRTQREEPFNEHWERVHSLCHPCLIHYDVVGKYETLEPDAQAVLRLAGVDGSLQFPTSGKSTRTDGNMAARFFKQISPFYQKRLFNLYRMDFLFFNYSTPEYLRTR is encoded by the exons AACCTGGTGTGAAGACGGGCAGCGGACCAGGGAAAAGCAGGAGAAGTCCACTGCAAAGCCTCTACAATGGAGACCAG CAGCCGGAGCTGCTATCAGCTCAAAGGTCCCTCCAAGACCGCAGGGAGGTGTTGGAGCAGGCGTGTCTGAGCCACACAAGGAAGCGGCAGGTGCTTTCGCCTGAGGATCTCAAACACCTTATTGTGGATGATAAACACAGTCTTATTTACTGCTATGTACCCAAG GTAGCCTGCACCAATTGGAAGCGTGTCCTTATGGTCCTCACCAGCGACGGCCGCTACACCGACCCCCTTGCCATCCCTGCGAATGAGGCCCACGTGGCAGGTAACCTCCGCACCCTCTCCGAGTTCTCAGTCCCTGAGATCAACCAGCGCCTTCGCAGCTACCTCAAGTTCATCTTTGTGCGAGAGCCCTTTGAGCGTCTGGTGTCCGCCTACCGGAACAAGTTCACCCGTAGCTACAACACTGCTTTCCACAAGCGCTACGGAACCAAGATTATCAGCCGGCACCGGCCCAACCCGGACCCTGAGGCACTGGAGAAAGGGAACGACGTTTCTTTCCACGAGTTTGTCCAGTACCTCGTAGACCCTCGAACCCAACGGGAGGAACCTTTCAATGAGCACTGGGAGCGGGTGCACTCCCTCTGCCACCCCTGCCTGATCCACTATGATGTAGTTGGGAAGTATGAGACTCTGGAGCCGGATGCTCAGGCTGTGCTCAGGTTGGCTGGAGTGGATGGATCACTTCAATTTCCAACATCTGGTAAGAGCACCAGGACTGATGGCAACATGGCAGCACGCTTCTTTAAACAGATCAGTCCCTTCTACCAGAAGAGACTGTTCAACCTGTATCGAATGGACTTCCTGTTCTTCAACTACTCCACACCAGAGTACCTCAGGACTCGATGA
- the LOC121612754 gene encoding carbohydrate sulfotransferase 11-like isoform X2 — MRMPKGGRLFLATCLGSLFVIVLYFQSITKPEPGVKTGSGPGKSRRSPLQSLYNGDQPELLSAQRSLQDRREVLEQACLSHTRKRQVLSPEDLKHLIVDDKHSLIYCYVPKVACTNWKRVLMVLTSDGRYTDPLAIPANEAHVAGNLRTLSEFSVPEINQRLRSYLKFIFVREPFERLVSAYRNKFTRSYNTAFHKRYGTKIISRHRPNPDPEALEKGNDVSFHEFVQYLVDPRTQREEPFNEHWERVHSLCHPCLIHYDVVGKYETLEPDAQAVLRLAGVDGSLQFPTSGKSTRTDGNMAARFFKQISPFYQKRLFNLYRMDFLFFNYSTPEYLRTR; from the exons AACCTGGTGTGAAGACGGGCAGCGGACCAGGGAAAAGCAGGAGAAGTCCACTGCAAAGCCTCTACAATGGAGACCAG CCGGAGCTGCTATCAGCTCAAAGGTCCCTCCAAGACCGCAGGGAGGTGTTGGAGCAGGCGTGTCTGAGCCACACAAGGAAGCGGCAGGTGCTTTCGCCTGAGGATCTCAAACACCTTATTGTGGATGATAAACACAGTCTTATTTACTGCTATGTACCCAAG GTAGCCTGCACCAATTGGAAGCGTGTCCTTATGGTCCTCACCAGCGACGGCCGCTACACCGACCCCCTTGCCATCCCTGCGAATGAGGCCCACGTGGCAGGTAACCTCCGCACCCTCTCCGAGTTCTCAGTCCCTGAGATCAACCAGCGCCTTCGCAGCTACCTCAAGTTCATCTTTGTGCGAGAGCCCTTTGAGCGTCTGGTGTCCGCCTACCGGAACAAGTTCACCCGTAGCTACAACACTGCTTTCCACAAGCGCTACGGAACCAAGATTATCAGCCGGCACCGGCCCAACCCGGACCCTGAGGCACTGGAGAAAGGGAACGACGTTTCTTTCCACGAGTTTGTCCAGTACCTCGTAGACCCTCGAACCCAACGGGAGGAACCTTTCAATGAGCACTGGGAGCGGGTGCACTCCCTCTGCCACCCCTGCCTGATCCACTATGATGTAGTTGGGAAGTATGAGACTCTGGAGCCGGATGCTCAGGCTGTGCTCAGGTTGGCTGGAGTGGATGGATCACTTCAATTTCCAACATCTGGTAAGAGCACCAGGACTGATGGCAACATGGCAGCACGCTTCTTTAAACAGATCAGTCCCTTCTACCAGAAGAGACTGTTCAACCTGTATCGAATGGACTTCCTGTTCTTCAACTACTCCACACCAGAGTACCTCAGGACTCGATGA